From Pandoraea vervacti, the proteins below share one genomic window:
- a CDS encoding C4-dicarboxylate transporter DctA, whose amino-acid sequence MPKLFRSLFGRVVIALIVGVALGIWFPQLGESLRPLGDGFLKLIKMVIGPIVFCVVVSGMASAGDLRKVGRVGVKAIIYFEIITTFALVIGAVLAWVTRPGAGMNIDVRTLDASSMAAYAENAKSLKDTAGFLLKIIPNTITDAFAKGDILQILVFSVMFGCALAALGERGRPVARFIEDLSHVFFRVMAFIIRLAPLGVLGAVAFTTGKYGASSLKQLSLLVLVFYASCFVFVTVVLGGVLRLAGFNIFKFIKYFREELSIVLGTASSDAVLPTIMRKLEWMGIKKSTVGLVVPTGYSFNLDGFSIYLTLAVIFIAQATNTPLSTHDLILVVLVSLLTSKGAHGIPGSAIVILAATLAAIPAIPVIGLVLILPVDWFVGIARAITNLLGNCVATLVVAAWEKDVDFARAHKVLDGLLPYEPIAPSEDGSEAAPANAALTR is encoded by the coding sequence ATGCCCAAGCTGTTCCGTTCGTTGTTTGGCCGAGTCGTCATTGCGTTGATTGTGGGTGTGGCGCTAGGCATCTGGTTTCCGCAGTTGGGAGAGTCGTTGCGTCCGTTGGGCGACGGCTTCCTGAAGCTCATCAAGATGGTGATCGGCCCGATCGTTTTCTGCGTCGTCGTAAGCGGTATGGCCAGCGCAGGCGACCTGCGCAAGGTCGGTCGTGTCGGCGTCAAGGCCATCATCTACTTCGAGATCATTACGACCTTCGCGCTGGTCATCGGCGCCGTGCTCGCGTGGGTCACCCGCCCCGGCGCGGGCATGAACATCGACGTTCGCACCCTCGACGCGAGTTCGATGGCCGCGTATGCCGAGAATGCCAAGAGCCTGAAAGACACGGCGGGCTTCCTGCTCAAGATCATTCCCAACACCATTACGGACGCGTTCGCCAAGGGCGACATCCTTCAGATTCTGGTGTTCTCGGTGATGTTCGGATGCGCCCTGGCGGCATTGGGCGAGCGGGGTCGTCCTGTGGCGCGGTTCATTGAAGATCTGAGCCACGTCTTCTTCCGCGTGATGGCCTTCATCATCCGGCTCGCGCCGCTGGGCGTGCTTGGGGCGGTGGCATTCACCACCGGCAAATACGGCGCGTCGTCGCTCAAGCAACTCAGCTTGCTCGTGCTCGTGTTCTATGCAAGCTGCTTTGTCTTCGTGACGGTGGTGCTGGGCGGCGTGTTGCGGCTCGCGGGCTTCAACATCTTCAAGTTCATCAAGTATTTCCGGGAAGAGTTGTCCATCGTGCTGGGCACCGCATCGTCCGACGCCGTGCTGCCGACCATCATGCGCAAGCTCGAGTGGATGGGCATCAAGAAGTCGACGGTGGGTCTGGTCGTGCCGACGGGCTACTCCTTCAATCTCGATGGTTTCTCGATCTACCTGACGCTGGCGGTCATCTTCATTGCGCAGGCGACGAATACGCCGCTGTCTACACACGACCTCATTCTCGTGGTGCTGGTATCGCTGCTGACCTCCAAGGGCGCGCACGGCATTCCGGGATCGGCCATCGTGATTCTGGCCGCCACGCTTGCCGCCATTCCCGCCATCCCCGTGATCGGTCTCGTACTCATCCTGCCGGTGGACTGGTTCGTGGGCATTGCGCGCGCCATCACGAACCTGCTGGGCAATTGCGTGGCAACGCTTGTCGTGGCGGCATGGGAGAAGGATGTCGACTTTGCGCGAGCGCACAAAGTGCTGGACGGCCTGCTGCCGTACGAGCCGATTGCGCCGTCCGAAGACGGTAGCGAAGCGGCACCGGCCAACGCGGCACTGACGCGTTGA
- the alc gene encoding allantoicase — protein MALAPQDPNAPEFVRRYVNLADPRLGAQALVASDEFFAAKERMLSPEPAVFIPGKYDENGKWMDGWETRRKRVNGYDWCIVKLARPGVLFGVDLDTSHFTGNFPPAASLEGCYSPNGAPSDSADWFELLPSTTLQGNAHHYHDIAQQRAVTHVRVNLYPDGGLARLRLYGLPQSDWAARSGDELIDLIAMENGGYVVAANNQHFGLASNLLMPGRGVNMGDGWETRRRREPGNDWAIIALAQPGEISKIEVDTAHFKGNFPDRCSIQAAFVTGGTEQSLITQSMFWPVLLPEQKLAMDRQFTFDEPVQKLGAITHIRFNIIPDGGVSRLRLWGRLSEKTA, from the coding sequence ATGGCCCTCGCCCCGCAAGACCCGAACGCACCGGAATTCGTGCGCCGTTACGTCAACCTGGCCGACCCGCGGCTGGGCGCTCAGGCGCTCGTCGCCAGCGACGAATTCTTTGCGGCCAAGGAGCGCATGCTCAGTCCCGAGCCTGCCGTCTTCATTCCCGGCAAGTACGACGAGAACGGCAAGTGGATGGACGGCTGGGAGACGCGTCGCAAGCGCGTGAACGGCTACGACTGGTGCATCGTCAAGCTCGCGCGCCCGGGCGTGCTGTTCGGGGTCGATCTCGACACCAGCCATTTCACCGGCAATTTCCCGCCCGCCGCATCGCTCGAAGGCTGCTACAGCCCGAACGGCGCGCCGTCGGACTCGGCCGACTGGTTCGAGTTGCTGCCCTCGACCACGTTGCAGGGCAACGCGCACCACTACCATGACATCGCGCAGCAGCGCGCCGTCACGCACGTGCGCGTGAACCTGTATCCCGACGGCGGCCTCGCCCGCCTGCGTCTGTACGGCCTGCCGCAAAGCGACTGGGCCGCACGCTCGGGCGACGAACTCATCGATCTGATCGCGATGGAAAACGGCGGCTATGTCGTGGCGGCCAACAACCAGCACTTCGGCCTTGCCTCCAACCTGCTGATGCCCGGGCGCGGCGTGAACATGGGCGACGGGTGGGAGACACGCCGTCGTCGCGAGCCGGGCAACGACTGGGCCATCATCGCGCTCGCGCAGCCGGGCGAGATCAGCAAGATCGAAGTCGACACGGCGCACTTCAAGGGCAACTTCCCGGACCGCTGCTCGATTCAGGCCGCGTTCGTCACGGGCGGCACCGAGCAGTCGCTCATCACGCAGTCGATGTTCTGGCCCGTGTTGCTGCCGGAGCAAAAGCTCGCGATGGACAGGCAATTCACTTTCGACGAGCCGGTGCAGAAGCTGGGCGCGATCACGCACATCCGCTTCAACATCATTCCGGACGGCGGGGTGTCGCGTCTGCGGCTGTGGGGTCGCCTGAGCGAGAAGACGGCATAA
- a CDS encoding ureidoglycolate lyase, whose protein sequence is MRDVRDTAAPALKIERLTREAFAPFGDVIELAGAKHFAINGGTTERFHDLATVDLGPEGGRTLVNVFRGQPRQLPYEVKMLERHPLGSQAFIPLKTTPYLVVVAPAGELDVSRIRAFVSDGWQGVNYARGVWHHPLLALHEVSDFIVVDRGGDGHNCDELDLPSTYWLTQAELDAVQARPKAA, encoded by the coding sequence ATGCGCGATGTGCGCGATACGGCAGCACCGGCATTGAAAATCGAGCGACTCACGCGCGAGGCATTTGCTCCGTTCGGCGACGTGATCGAGTTGGCAGGGGCGAAGCATTTCGCGATCAATGGCGGCACGACCGAGCGATTCCACGATCTGGCGACGGTGGACCTGGGCCCGGAGGGCGGGCGCACGCTGGTCAACGTCTTCCGAGGTCAGCCGCGGCAGCTGCCGTACGAGGTGAAGATGCTGGAGCGTCACCCGCTGGGCAGCCAGGCGTTCATCCCGCTCAAGACCACGCCGTATCTGGTCGTCGTTGCGCCCGCGGGCGAGCTGGACGTGAGCCGGATCCGCGCGTTCGTCTCGGATGGCTGGCAGGGTGTGAACTACGCCAGAGGCGTATGGCACCACCCGCTGCTGGCGTTGCACGAGGTGAGCGACTTCATCGTCGTGGACCGAGGCGGCGACGGGCACAACTGCGACGAACTGGATCTGCCCTCGACGTACTGGCTCACGCAGGCCGAACTGGACGCCGTACAGGCCAGACCGAAAGCGGCGTGA
- a CDS encoding RidA family protein, whose amino-acid sequence MQVLQPPEWAKPRGYANGMAFEMTVGSRIVFVGGQIGWNGQQRFETDDFALQVRQTLENIVAILAEGNAKPEHIVRMTWYVKDKREYVANYPAIGEHYRAVIGRHFPAMTAVEVADLVEDEAKVEIEVTAVVPPAA is encoded by the coding sequence CTGCAAGTTCTGCAACCGCCCGAATGGGCGAAACCGCGCGGTTACGCCAATGGCATGGCTTTCGAGATGACGGTTGGTAGCCGCATCGTGTTCGTCGGCGGCCAGATCGGCTGGAACGGGCAGCAACGTTTCGAAACCGACGATTTTGCGCTTCAGGTGCGTCAGACCCTCGAGAACATCGTTGCGATTCTGGCCGAGGGGAATGCGAAGCCGGAGCACATCGTTCGCATGACCTGGTATGTGAAGGACAAACGCGAGTACGTGGCCAACTATCCTGCCATCGGTGAACACTACCGCGCCGTGATCGGCCGTCACTTTCCTGCGATGACGGCAGTGGAAGTCGCCGATCTGGTCGAGGACGAGGCCAAGGTCGAGATCGAAGTGACGGCTGTGGTGCCGCCTGCCGCCTGA
- a CDS encoding acyl-CoA thioesterase — protein MINDLVEDWCAEGLGLSFGEMHLREGMGVPTANIECRFSAPSFLGDTLVRSLEVTRLGRSSMTLRIRFAGANDETRLQATLVLVWVAKGEGGRPAPIAVPAAQREAIVRFAAPDSDIEGVS, from the coding sequence ATGATCAACGATCTCGTCGAGGACTGGTGCGCCGAAGGGCTGGGCCTGTCGTTCGGCGAGATGCATCTGCGCGAAGGCATGGGCGTGCCGACGGCAAATATCGAATGCCGATTCAGCGCGCCGAGTTTTTTGGGCGACACGCTCGTGCGCTCGCTGGAGGTTACGCGCCTTGGTCGCTCGTCGATGACGCTGCGTATTCGATTCGCCGGCGCGAACGACGAGACGCGTCTGCAAGCGACGCTGGTGCTGGTCTGGGTCGCGAAAGGCGAGGGCGGCCGGCCCGCCCCGATCGCCGTGCCTGCCGCCCAGCGCGAAGCGATTGTGCGCTTTGCCGCACCTGATTCTGACATTGAAGGAGTGTCCTGA
- a CDS encoding AMP-binding protein, protein MERSGHLDTFARDNLPPADQWPEFLLDNPDVAYPARINCAAELLDRAIADGRGDAPAIYSVENGKPTVTTYLGLREMVDRIAHVLRNDMALVPGNRVLLRGPNNLFMAAAWLAVIKAGLVGVPTMPLLRAKELKQIVDKAQVSAALCDGRLKEELEFNRQAGHEYHCPVLSSVVYFHDVGEDSLEARMARQPASFEACDTAVDDVCLIAFTSGTTGQPKGTMHFHRDVLAMCDLFPRHVLKPGPDDIFCGTPPLAFTFGTGGLLTFPLRVGAATVLLEKLTPDSLLQAIADYRATICFTAPTFYRQMAALVGKYDLSSLKKTVSAGEALPDATRQLWKQASGIEMIDGIGGTEMIHIFISAANGDVVPGAIGKPVPGYIAMIVDEKMQPVPPGTVGKLAVKGPTGCRYLADSRQKNYVKNGWNLPGDTFMCDEAGNYYYQARSDDMIVSAGYNIAGPEVESALLQHPAVAECGVVGANDDARGQIVKAYVVLKAGQPRDDAMVKALQEYVKANIAPYKYPRAIEFVDTLPRTETGKLQRFKLRQMAQ, encoded by the coding sequence ATGGAACGATCTGGACATCTCGACACTTTCGCACGCGACAATCTGCCGCCTGCCGATCAGTGGCCCGAGTTTCTGCTCGACAATCCGGACGTGGCATACCCGGCGCGCATCAATTGCGCCGCCGAATTGCTCGACCGCGCGATTGCCGATGGACGCGGCGACGCACCCGCGATCTACTCGGTCGAGAACGGCAAGCCGACCGTCACGACCTATCTCGGCCTGCGCGAGATGGTCGATCGCATCGCCCACGTGTTGCGTAACGATATGGCGCTGGTGCCGGGCAACCGTGTGCTGCTGCGCGGACCGAACAATCTGTTCATGGCCGCCGCATGGCTGGCGGTGATCAAGGCAGGGCTGGTCGGCGTGCCGACGATGCCGCTGTTGCGCGCGAAGGAACTCAAGCAGATCGTCGACAAGGCGCAGGTGAGCGCCGCATTGTGCGATGGCCGGCTCAAAGAGGAGCTGGAGTTCAACCGTCAGGCCGGGCACGAGTACCACTGCCCGGTACTGTCGAGCGTGGTGTACTTCCATGACGTTGGTGAGGACTCACTGGAGGCGCGCATGGCGCGTCAGCCGGCGAGCTTCGAGGCCTGTGACACGGCGGTCGACGACGTCTGTCTGATCGCCTTCACGAGCGGCACGACCGGACAGCCGAAGGGCACGATGCATTTTCATCGCGACGTGCTGGCGATGTGCGATCTGTTCCCGCGTCACGTGCTCAAGCCGGGGCCGGACGACATCTTCTGCGGCACTCCCCCGTTAGCGTTCACTTTCGGCACGGGCGGCCTGCTGACGTTTCCGCTGCGCGTCGGTGCGGCGACGGTGCTGCTGGAAAAGCTCACGCCGGACAGTCTGCTGCAAGCAATTGCCGACTATCGCGCGACGATCTGTTTCACGGCCCCCACGTTCTACCGTCAGATGGCGGCGCTAGTCGGCAAGTACGATCTGTCCAGTCTGAAGAAGACGGTGTCGGCGGGCGAGGCGTTGCCCGATGCGACGCGTCAGCTCTGGAAGCAAGCGTCCGGCATCGAGATGATCGATGGCATCGGAGGCACGGAGATGATTCATATCTTCATCTCCGCGGCCAACGGCGATGTGGTGCCCGGGGCGATCGGCAAGCCGGTGCCGGGCTACATCGCGATGATCGTGGACGAGAAAATGCAGCCGGTGCCCCCGGGCACGGTGGGCAAGCTGGCGGTGAAAGGGCCCACAGGATGCCGCTACCTGGCGGACTCGCGTCAGAAGAATTACGTGAAGAACGGCTGGAATCTGCCGGGCGACACGTTCATGTGCGACGAAGCGGGCAATTACTACTATCAGGCACGCTCGGACGACATGATCGTCTCCGCCGGGTATAACATCGCGGGTCCCGAAGTGGAGTCGGCGCTGTTGCAGCATCCGGCGGTTGCGGAGTGCGGCGTGGTCGGCGCCAACGATGACGCACGCGGCCAGATAGTGAAGGCCTACGTCGTGCTCAAGGCAGGCCAACCGCGCGACGACGCCATGGTGAAAGCGCTGCAGGAGTATGTGAAGGCTAACATCGCGCCCTACAAATACCCGCGCGCGATCGAGTTCGTCGACACGCTGCCGCGCACGGAGACGGGCAAGTTGCAACGCTTCAAGCTGCGTCAGATGGCGCAGTAA
- a CDS encoding acyl-CoA dehydrogenase family protein — protein MSDLTPHNARNADFLAWPFFDAAHRRLGADLDDWCTRGLSVDHHADTDATCVSLVRQLGRAGWLKYCVPQSHGGALDKLDSRALCVLRETLARHDGLADFAFAMQGLGSGAITLAGSDALKQRYLPRVASGEAIAAFALSEPNAGSDVAAMACTATLDGDQYVLNGEKTWISNGGIADFYCVFVRTGEAPGARGISAFVVDADTPGLTIAERIDVSAPHPLARLKFDNCRVPASQRLGEAGQGFKVAMMTLDIFRASVAAAALGFARRALDEGLARAKSREMFGQTLADFQLTQAALGDMATSVDAAALLTYRAAWQRDVLGQRTTREAAMAKMYSTESAQQVIDRALQMFGGAGVVSGAVVERLYREIRSLRIYEGATEVQKLIIARELLKDG, from the coding sequence ATGAGCGACCTCACCCCTCACAACGCCCGGAACGCCGACTTTCTCGCGTGGCCGTTTTTCGACGCGGCACATCGGCGTCTGGGCGCGGACCTGGACGACTGGTGCACGCGCGGGTTGAGCGTCGACCATCACGCCGATACGGACGCGACGTGCGTGTCGCTGGTGCGTCAGCTTGGCCGTGCAGGCTGGTTGAAGTACTGCGTGCCGCAAAGCCACGGGGGCGCGCTGGACAAGCTCGATTCGCGCGCGCTGTGCGTGCTGCGCGAGACGCTGGCCCGCCACGACGGCCTCGCTGATTTCGCCTTTGCGATGCAGGGACTGGGCAGCGGTGCGATCACGCTCGCGGGCAGCGACGCGCTCAAGCAGCGTTATTTGCCACGTGTGGCGTCGGGCGAGGCGATCGCCGCGTTCGCACTCTCGGAGCCGAACGCCGGGTCCGATGTTGCGGCGATGGCGTGTACGGCCACGCTCGACGGCGACCAGTATGTGCTGAACGGCGAGAAGACTTGGATTTCGAACGGCGGCATTGCCGACTTCTATTGCGTGTTCGTGCGCACGGGAGAAGCGCCGGGCGCACGCGGGATCAGCGCGTTCGTGGTGGACGCCGACACGCCGGGGCTGACGATTGCCGAGCGCATCGACGTGAGCGCGCCCCATCCGCTGGCGCGCCTGAAGTTCGACAACTGCCGCGTGCCGGCGTCGCAACGTCTGGGCGAAGCGGGGCAGGGGTTCAAGGTGGCGATGATGACGCTGGATATTTTCCGCGCGTCGGTGGCCGCAGCGGCGCTGGGTTTTGCGCGGCGTGCGCTGGACGAAGGGCTGGCGCGCGCGAAGTCGCGCGAGATGTTCGGGCAGACGCTGGCGGACTTCCAGCTCACGCAGGCCGCGCTGGGCGACATGGCGACCTCGGTGGACGCCGCCGCATTGCTCACCTATCGCGCCGCTTGGCAGCGAGACGTGCTGGGCCAGCGCACGACGCGTGAAGCGGCGATGGCCAAGATGTATTCGACGGAATCGGCGCAGCAGGTGATCGACCGCGCGTTGCAGATGTTCGGCGGTGCGGGTGTGGTGTCGGGCGCGGTGGTGGAGCGCCTGTATCGCGAGATCCGTTCGCTGCGTATTTACGAAGGGGCAACGGAAGTACAAAAACTGATCATCGCGCGCGAACTGCTCAAGGACGGTTGA
- a CDS encoding enoyl-CoA hydratase family protein, which yields MSDVKLTMAHHKRPFANYEAKHFLWSVSNDAQGRPSIGTITLNRPDKKNPLTFDSYAELRDLFRGLVYATDIKTVVVTGAGGNFCSGGDVHEIIGPLTQMSMPELLDFTRMTGDLVKAMRACPQPVISAIDGICAGAGAMVALASDMRLGTPQTKTAFLFVRVGLAGADMGACTLLPRMIGQGRASELLYTGRVMTADEGLQWGFFNALHDGGAVLSAAQTLADQIACGPTFAHGVTKKLLHQEWNMGVDEAIEAEAEAQAICMQTKDFRRAYDAFVAKQKPVFKGD from the coding sequence ATGAGTGACGTGAAACTGACCATGGCGCATCACAAGCGCCCGTTCGCGAACTATGAAGCCAAACACTTTCTGTGGTCGGTGTCGAACGATGCGCAAGGGCGTCCGAGCATCGGCACGATTACGCTGAACCGTCCCGACAAGAAGAATCCGTTGACGTTCGACTCCTATGCCGAACTGCGCGACCTGTTTCGCGGGCTGGTCTACGCAACGGACATCAAAACGGTCGTGGTGACGGGCGCCGGCGGCAATTTCTGCTCGGGCGGCGACGTCCACGAAATCATCGGCCCGCTCACGCAGATGAGCATGCCGGAACTGCTGGACTTCACCCGCATGACGGGCGACCTGGTCAAGGCGATGCGCGCCTGTCCGCAGCCTGTCATCAGCGCCATCGACGGCATTTGCGCCGGGGCGGGCGCCATGGTGGCGCTGGCCTCGGACATGCGTCTGGGCACGCCGCAGACGAAGACGGCGTTCCTGTTCGTGCGCGTCGGTCTCGCCGGTGCCGACATGGGCGCCTGCACGTTGCTGCCGCGCATGATCGGACAGGGGCGCGCCTCGGAACTGCTCTACACCGGACGCGTGATGACGGCGGATGAAGGTCTGCAATGGGGCTTTTTCAATGCGCTGCACGACGGCGGTGCCGTGCTCTCGGCAGCGCAGACGCTGGCCGATCAGATCGCATGCGGCCCGACCTTTGCACACGGCGTGACGAAAAAGTTGCTGCATCAGGAATGGAACATGGGCGTTGACGAGGCCATCGAGGCCGAAGCCGAAGCCCAGGCGATCTGCATGCAGACGAAAGACTTTCGTCGTGCCTACGACGCGTTCGTGGCGAAGCAAAAGCCGGTTTTCAAGGGCGACTGA
- a CDS encoding SDR family NAD(P)-dependent oxidoreductase has product MTATESSTTSVPTAAATGGAPASINGVHALVTGGARGIGEAVAAALLAQGARVTLLGRSEARLAEGVQALAALGEVAWVAADIADASAVEAAFARAAQRFGPVQVLVNNAGQAVSAPFGKTHAQLWQQMIDVNLTGTYHCIAAALPAMLGAGWGRIVNVASTAGLIGYPYVTAYCAAKHGVVGLTRALALEVAKKGVTVNAVCPGYTETDIVRDAVANIVAKTGRSEDEARAELAKRNPQGRLVQPQEVADAVLWLCQPGAGAVTGQSIAVAGGEVTVG; this is encoded by the coding sequence ATGACGGCTACGGAATCCTCGACGACCTCAGTTCCCACGGCAGCGGCCACCGGTGGGGCGCCTGCATCGATCAACGGTGTGCACGCGCTGGTCACCGGCGGTGCGCGCGGTATCGGCGAAGCGGTGGCGGCGGCGCTGCTCGCCCAGGGCGCGCGCGTGACGCTGCTCGGGCGCAGCGAAGCCCGACTGGCTGAGGGCGTGCAGGCACTGGCGGCGCTCGGCGAGGTGGCTTGGGTGGCGGCTGACATTGCCGACGCGAGTGCCGTAGAAGCGGCATTCGCACGCGCGGCACAGCGTTTCGGCCCGGTGCAGGTGCTGGTGAACAACGCCGGGCAAGCGGTGAGCGCACCGTTCGGCAAGACGCACGCACAGCTCTGGCAACAGATGATCGACGTCAACCTCACGGGCACCTATCACTGCATCGCGGCGGCGTTGCCCGCCATGCTCGGTGCCGGGTGGGGCCGTATCGTGAACGTGGCGAGTACTGCGGGACTGATCGGCTATCCGTATGTCACGGCGTATTGCGCGGCCAAGCACGGCGTCGTGGGCCTCACGCGCGCGCTGGCGCTCGAAGTGGCGAAGAAAGGGGTGACGGTCAATGCCGTGTGCCCGGGCTATACGGAAACGGACATCGTGCGCGATGCGGTGGCGAACATCGTGGCCAAGACGGGGCGTAGCGAAGACGAAGCGCGTGCCGAGCTGGCCAAACGCAATCCGCAAGGCCGTCTCGTGCAGCCGCAGGAGGTCGCCGACGCGGTGCTGTGGTTGTGCCAGCCGGGCGCCGGTGCCGTCACGGGCCAGTCGATCGCCGTGGCAGGCGGGGAAGTGACCGTCGGGTAA
- a CDS encoding bifunctional salicylyl-CoA 5-hydroxylase/oxidoreductase has protein sequence MNIVCIGGGPAGLYFGLLTKLREPSHRVVVVERNRPYDTFGWGVVFSDATMDNLQEADPTSAAQINAAFNHWDDIDIHFEGRTVTSGGHGFIGIGRKKLLNILQARCEALGVELVFETDVSDDQDIVRRYQADLVIASDGLNSRIRTRYAETFRPDIDTRQNRFVWLGTHQRFDAFTFAFEKTEHGWFQAHAYQFDADTSTFIVETPESVWRAHGIDQMSQEEGVKFCENLFAKYLGGNPLMSNAKHLRGSAIWIQFPRVICEHWVHWHDVDGKRVPVVLMGDAAHTAHFSIGSGTKLALEDAIALADGLGTQGVDALPGVLADYEAARSIEVLKIQNAARNSTEWFETVDRYARFAPEQFAYSLLTRSQRISHENLRVRDAGYVEGYEDWLAEQAGVARAAGQHAIPPMFTPFRARELTLKNRIVMSPMAMYSAVDGVPGDFHLVHLGSRALGGAGMIVAEMTCVSPDARITPGCPGLWNDAQRDAWKRIVDFIHSGSDAKIAMQIGHAGRKGSTRLAWNGIDQPLDDGNWPLISASPLPYIEGVSQTPREMTRADMDRVRDDFVQAARRAAEAGFDWLELHCAHGYLLSSFISPLTNHRQDEYGGSLENRLRYPLEVFAAVRDVWPAARPMSVRISAHDWVEGGITPDDAVAIARAFKNAGADLIDCSSGQVSKEEKPVYGRMFQTPFADRVRNDAGVATMAVGAIFEADHVNSIIASGRADLCALARPHLADPFWTLHEAAKIGYKDLPWPAQYYAGKRQYETNLERAAAYAQQIGK, from the coding sequence ATGAATATCGTCTGTATCGGTGGCGGTCCCGCGGGCCTGTATTTCGGGCTGTTGACGAAGCTGCGCGAGCCGTCCCATCGCGTGGTGGTCGTGGAGCGCAACCGGCCTTACGACACCTTCGGCTGGGGCGTGGTGTTCTCCGACGCCACCATGGACAACCTCCAGGAGGCCGACCCGACGAGCGCCGCGCAGATCAACGCCGCCTTCAACCACTGGGACGACATCGACATCCACTTCGAAGGCCGCACGGTCACTTCGGGCGGGCACGGCTTCATCGGCATCGGCCGCAAGAAGCTCCTCAATATTCTGCAAGCGCGTTGCGAAGCGCTCGGCGTCGAACTCGTCTTCGAGACCGACGTGAGCGACGATCAGGACATCGTCCGCCGCTATCAGGCCGATCTGGTGATCGCCTCGGACGGCCTCAACAGCCGTATCCGCACCCGCTATGCCGAGACCTTCCGACCCGACATCGACACGCGTCAGAACCGCTTCGTCTGGCTCGGCACGCACCAGCGCTTCGACGCCTTCACGTTCGCTTTCGAGAAGACGGAGCATGGCTGGTTCCAGGCGCACGCCTACCAGTTCGATGCCGACACGTCGACGTTCATCGTGGAAACTCCCGAGTCGGTCTGGCGTGCGCATGGCATCGACCAGATGAGCCAGGAAGAGGGCGTCAAGTTCTGCGAAAACCTCTTCGCCAAGTATCTCGGCGGCAATCCGCTGATGAGCAACGCCAAACATTTGCGTGGCTCGGCCATCTGGATTCAGTTCCCGCGTGTGATTTGCGAGCATTGGGTTCATTGGCATGACGTGGACGGCAAGCGCGTGCCTGTCGTGCTCATGGGCGACGCTGCGCACACTGCGCACTTCTCCATCGGCTCGGGCACCAAGCTCGCGCTCGAAGACGCCATTGCCCTTGCCGACGGCCTTGGCACGCAAGGGGTCGACGCCTTGCCGGGAGTGCTGGCCGATTACGAAGCCGCGCGCAGCATCGAAGTGCTCAAGATCCAGAACGCCGCACGTAACTCGACGGAATGGTTCGAGACCGTCGACCGGTATGCCCGCTTCGCGCCGGAGCAGTTTGCTTACTCGCTGCTCACGCGCTCGCAGCGTATCTCGCACGAGAACCTGCGCGTGCGTGACGCGGGCTACGTCGAGGGATACGAGGACTGGCTCGCCGAACAGGCAGGCGTTGCGCGCGCGGCAGGGCAGCACGCCATTCCGCCAATGTTCACGCCGTTTCGCGCGCGCGAACTCACGCTCAAGAATCGTATCGTGATGTCGCCGATGGCCATGTACTCCGCCGTCGACGGCGTGCCCGGCGACTTTCACCTCGTTCACCTCGGCAGCCGCGCGCTCGGCGGCGCCGGCATGATCGTCGCGGAGATGACCTGCGTGTCGCCCGACGCACGCATCACGCCGGGCTGTCCCGGTTTGTGGAACGATGCGCAGCGCGACGCGTGGAAGCGCATCGTCGACTTCATCCATTCGGGCAGCGACGCCAAGATCGCCATGCAGATCGGTCACGCCGGTCGCAAGGGGTCCACGCGCCTTGCCTGGAACGGCATCGATCAACCGCTCGACGACGGCAACTGGCCGCTGATTTCGGCCTCGCCGCTGCCGTACATCGAAGGGGTGTCGCAAACGCCGCGTGAAATGACCCGCGCCGACATGGATCGCGTCAGGGACGACTTCGTGCAAGCGGCGCGCCGCGCCGCCGAGGCCGGTTTCGACTGGCTCGAACTGCACTGCGCGCACGGCTACCTGCTCTCGAGCTTCATCTCGCCGCTCACGAACCATCGCCAGGACGAATACGGCGGCTCGCTGGAGAACCGGTTGCGTTATCCGCTCGAAGTGTTCGCCGCGGTGCGCGACGTGTGGCCTGCCGCCCGACCGATGTCGGTGCGTATTTCGGCGCACGACTGGGTCGAGGGGGGGATCACGCCCGACGACGCCGTCGCCATCGCCCGCGCCTTCAAGAACGCCGGTGCGGACCTCATCGACTGCTCGTCGGGGCAGGTCAGCAAGGAAGAAAAGCCGGTCTATGGCCGCATGTTCCAGACGCCGTTCGCCGATCGCGTGCGTAACGACGCCGGCGTGGCGACGATGGCCGTCGGCGCGATCTTCGAGGCGGACCACGTGAACAGCATCATCGCGTCCGGGCGTGCCGACCTTTGCGCACTCGCGCGTCCGCATCTGGCCGACCCGTTCTGGACGCTGCACGAAGCGGCGAAGATCGGCTACAAGGACCTGCCGTGGCCGGCGCAGTACTATGCCGGCAAACGTCAGTACGAGACCAATCTGGAGCGTGCTGCCGCCTACGCGCAACAGATCGGTAAATAA